Within the Methanocella sp. genome, the region AACTGCTCTCTCTGTGCGAGCCAGCCGTAAGCGAGTACCGCGACGCCCAGGCACATGATGATAGCGCCTATGATGCCGGCGTTGACGCTCGCTTTTTCCAGGTTATCCATAGATCTGCCCCGCATGCTATGTTTAGAAAAAGCGATATAAATGATTTCTCTAACGGATAAAATGTATATTCTCCAGGCTAATTGCCATTTAAAAAATGGCTTGCAGGCCGTTATATATTAAAACAGCCCCGAAGAACAAGAGCGCTACGCCACTTATGATTATGACTGCGGGGTAGATCCACTGCGCTTTGGACTTCGCGTAATGGAGCGTAACGGAGAAGGACGTGACCCAGAGAATGACGCCGATGAAAAAGCCCGCGATGCCGGCGATGTCGGTGCTGGCGATAAGGACCGCGCCCGCAGTGATCCACCACAGGATCGCCGCCGGGTTCGTGAAGCCTATGGCTACGCCCGTAAGATAGTAGTTCTTGATGTCCTTTTTACCGCTTTCTTGTATGGGCTTCCTGAAGTCTTTTAGTATCCCGAGCGCCATATAGGCGAGGATGACGCCCCCGATCAGCGATACGACCGTCTTTACCGTCTCGTTGTTAAAGAAGATGGCCACGCCGATGAGCGCGATGACGAGGAACGTGGCGTCCGCCGTTAGCGCGCCCAGCCCCACCTTGATGCCGTTGACGTAGGAGTCCTTGACCGACTCGGCTGCGATGACCGCGTTTACAGGGCCCGGCGGCACGGCTAGCGACAGGCCGATGAGAATGCCAGAGGCCAGGTGATACACGTCGAGCATCGCAAACACAAAAGCGGCTGATACCAAAAATGTTATGCTATACGGTTATTTGTATCGTTACAAACGTGGAACTGCTGGCCTTTGTGGTGAAAAATAGTGCCCCTGTGTAAGCTTTGTGGCGATAAAAAATAATAAAAGAGAAGAGGGCCCTACCAGCAAATGCCCTCGTAGATGATGTTCTTGCCCTTCGGGTCGATCATCTTCCGGCCGTCGATGACGACGGGCTTCCGCATCTTATCGAAGCTGTTCAGCTTTCGAAACTCGGCCCACTCCGTGGCCACGATGCAGGCGTCCGCGTCCACGAGAGCCTCGTCGGCCGTTTTCGCGTACTCGATGTTAGGGTACACCCGCTTCATATGTCCTGTTGCCATGGGGTCATAGGCCACGACATGGGCGCCCTCGGCGAGCAGGGAGCCTATCACGGGAATAGCCCTCGACTCGCGGATGTCGTCCGTATCGTTCTTGAAGGCCAGGCCAAGCACGGCGACTCTCTTGCCCCTCAGGTCGGGGACGTGGATCTTTAGCAGCCTCAGCAGCATCTGAGGCTGGTGTTCGTTCACAAGCAGGACCGTCTTCAACAGCTCAGGCTCGTAGTCGACTTCCGCCGCCTTGCCGATGAGCGCCTTCACATCCTTCGGGAAGCAGCTGCCGCCGAACCCCAGGCCCGAGCTGAGGAAGTAGGGCGATATGCGGGCGTCCAGGCCCACGCCTTCCATCACTTTGTAAGTATCGATCCCTAAACGCTTACAGATGTTGCCGACCTCGTTGGAGAACGAGATCTTCGTGGCCAGGAACGAGTTGGAGACGTACTTGATCATCTCGGCGGTCTTCGTGTCGACCTCCAGGATCGGGCACTTATAGCCTTTATAGAGGCTTTTTATGATGCCCTGCGCCTTCGGGTCGTCGCCACCGATGACGATTCGGTCAGGGTGCATGAAATCGTGGACCGCCTTGCCTTCCCTTAAAAATTCGGGGTTCATGCCCACGCCGAAGTCGATGCCGGCTTTCTTGCCCGACGCCTCCTCCAGGATGGGCGTAATGGCGGACTGGGTCGTCTGGGGCACCACCGTGCTCTTTACGACGACCACGTGGTACGAATTCTTCTTCTTGAGACGCTGCCCGATGCTCCGGCTTGCCTCCTTAACGAAGCGCAGGTCGATCTTACCGCTCTCGTCGGTCGGCGTCGGGACGCAGATGAAGGAAATGTCCGAATTGGCGATCGCCTCGTCATAGTCCAGCGTCGCCTTCAGGTTCTTACCGGCATGGGCCTTGAGCAGCTCTTCCAGGCCCTCCTCGTAGATGGGCGGGATGCCCGCGTTCATTGACTCGACACGCTTAGAGTCCACGTCGACGCAGATCACGTCATTGCCGAGATGAGCGAAGCATGTGCCCGTGACCGTGCCGACATAGCCGGTGCCAATGATGCTGATCCTCATGAAAATCATTTACTTCACTGTCCTGAACGGCCATATAGCTTACTATGGCTCGAAGGCTCCGGCGAGCACCGATTCCAGCTCGGCCATGGCCGCCCGGGCATCTCCCACGTCGACGACTTTCCGGATATCGATGCGGCCGCTCCTGTATAAAATAAGCGTCCAGCCCTTGAAATCGCACCGGGCGACGCCAAGGCTCTCGGAGCACTTCGCCCCGTCGATCGCCCTTAGTAAAGCGCACAGCCTGCCCATATTGAACTTCCTGCCGAACGAGGACTCGGCTATAAAGCGCCCTGGGGCGTCGGTGCAGGGCTTCGTGATTACGATATCGTAGGCCACAATGCGAGAATATCTCCGCCCGCACATATATTTTATGATGCTGAAAGCTTTTATCCGAAGCAGGCCATATTATCCATGGTACATATGAAGATCGCCATCCCTATCAACGATGAAAAAGGGCTTAACTCGCCGGTCGCGGACAATTATTCGAAGTGCAAGTTTTTCCTGCTCGCGGAATCCGACGGCAATAAGATAACGGCTCTCGAAGCCATGCCCAGCGCAGTCCCCGAGGAGGCGAAGGGCGTGAAGGGCGCAATGGCTTTCGTGCTTGCCGGAAAGGGCGTCCAGGCCGTCATCCTGGGGAAAATAGCCGAAAAGGAGCGGCTCTCGCTCGTCGGTAACAACATCCGCGTTTTCCTCGGGGCCTCCGGCACCGCCAGGGACGCAATAAAACAGTACGCCGGCGGCCACCTCACCGAGAGCTCGGATTGCAAGAAAGACGGGTCCTGCGAGTGCTGCTAACATGAAGCTGGGAATCCCCGTCGTGGCAGTGAATGGCACGGCCTCCGAAATAAACGAGCACTTCGGGATGAGCGAGCACTTCGCTATACTGGACGTCGAAGGCGACAAAATAGTGAAGATAGACTTTGTCTCTGACCGAGCCGACCTGAGGGAGCATAAGACTCCGGCCGCGCTGCTGGGCGAGAAGGGCGTCAATATCGTCCTCGCCGGCGGCATCGGCCCGCACATGATCAAGGAGCTCCTGGACGCCGGCTTGCTGATCTACCGGGGAGCCGTCGGTGACGTGGAGCAGGCCTTCGAGGACTACAAGGCCGGGATGCTCACCGAAGTTCGCACCGCGGGCGATATGGAATAACTGCTTAATTAGTCGCATTACAAGCTACGCTAAAATAATAAAGCCGACTCGAAGATTTTTCAGCCACGAAGCTACACGAAGCTGGCCTGAAGCTACACTAAGACATTATTAAATATTTTAAAATAAGTTGGTGCCGCCTGGTGATATAAAATAATATTGGTGCAACCTGGTGTAAACTTGGTGGAGTTGAAACCATATGCTTACAAGTGGCACCAAGGTTACACCAGGCCTCACGGAATTTTTATTTAATCACCAGGCGGCACCAACGATTTTTAATAAGTCTTAGAGAACTTAGAGCCGGCTTCGAGCCACTTAGAGGCTGAAAACGTCTTTTAGAGCATTCTTATTCTATTTTCGAGTGTCTTGATAAAAACAAACAACTGCATTTCAATATTTCAATTTTAAAGCGTCTATAAGGAGAATAGGATGCCTTCATCGGCCACCTCAGGCATCCCGCCACACTTCATACATCCCACCGATGGCCTGATAGAGGCGAATTAAGCAGGCCCGGATCGACATATGACCATAAAGCTCCCCGTAACTGCACGATATATTGCTTTGCCTCCGGCCGTGGGTGAAGGCATGATTAAGCTATAACAATATTTAATTTAATAATTAAGCTTAAATCTTTTTATAAATATTCCAATCTTATGAAATTAAAACTAGCACTAAAAAAATAGAAAAGCAAGCCCGAAGGCTTGCAACTGACTCTCAGTATACGATTTCGGGGGTCACGAACAGGCCGAGGGCCTTGCGCTCGTCGAAGGTCTTCTTTGCCTTGTCCTTCTTCTGCTTGTCCATCTGCTCCAGCAGGTCGAGGCCGGTCTTTATCGGCTTCTTGCCCGGAGCGGGCGGAGTCGTGGGCGACTTGAACTCGTCCATGGACTTCTTCTCGAACAGGCCGTCTGCCATTGCCTTCGCGAGTAAGTCCTTACCCTTAGTGGACCGGGTGAAGACCGTCGACCAGCCGTCCGGCGTGCCGATGGAGCCGGTGCTGATGTCGGCGAACTCTGCGGTCAGGTCGCTGCAAACGTGGCAGCCTTCCTGCTCGTACTTGTGGGTCTCCTTGATGGGTATTGCGACTTCCTTGCCTGCCTTGACCTTGAACTTGCCTCCGCCGATCTCCATCTTGGTAACGGAGTCGATGGGCACCTTGCAGTGGTCCTCGATGATGGTCCTGAGGCCTGCGTAGGAGAAGTTCTCAGTGCAGAAGATGCCTAATGTCAGGGCGATCTTGTCGGGCACATGCCTTGCGCCGACTCCGTAAAGCCTCATCTTCTGGATAGCGTATATCTGGCACGGGGTACCGACGACCGCGATCTTATCGAGGCCGTACTCACGGGCCGCGTCCTTGACAACGGCCACGACCGGGCTGATGGTATACTTCGTGCCGGCCGACGCTATGATCTCTTCCTTGGTGGTAGCGACTATGGGCTTGGGCAGCCACGGGGTTTCCTTGTCGCCCTTGCCCGCGACGAGGGCGCCGTCGATGACTCCCTTGTCCATCGCGTAGCAGAGCAGCGCGGTCACGACGCCGCCGTCCTGGGAGACGCCGGCGATCTTTCCGTCCTTGGCCTTGAGGGCCATTACTTCCTTGTATGTTCCGAATGGCATTATTGTAACCTCCTCACACCAGCAGACTCTTGATCTTGTTCACCGGCAAGAAGCTCCTCGGGCACGCGAACGAGCAGGCGCCGCACTTGATGCAGCGGATGTTGTTAAAGCTCGGCCTTCCATAGACCATCTCGATGGCCCTGGTCGGACAGGATGCAGCACAGGTGCCGCAGCCTATACAGAGAGCGTTCTCTATGACCCGGGTGTTCAGGTCGCAGCCGCAGTGG harbors:
- a CDS encoding UDP-glucose/GDP-mannose dehydrogenase family protein, which produces MRISIIGTGYVGTVTGTCFAHLGNDVICVDVDSKRVESMNAGIPPIYEEGLEELLKAHAGKNLKATLDYDEAIANSDISFICVPTPTDESGKIDLRFVKEASRSIGQRLKKKNSYHVVVVKSTVVPQTTQSAITPILEEASGKKAGIDFGVGMNPEFLREGKAVHDFMHPDRIVIGGDDPKAQGIIKSLYKGYKCPILEVDTKTAEMIKYVSNSFLATKISFSNEVGNICKRLGIDTYKVMEGVGLDARISPYFLSSGLGFGGSCFPKDVKALIGKAAEVDYEPELLKTVLLVNEHQPQMLLRLLKIHVPDLRGKRVAVLGLAFKNDTDDIRESRAIPVIGSLLAEGAHVVAYDPMATGHMKRVYPNIEYAKTADEALVDADACIVATEWAEFRKLNSFDKMRKPVVIDGRKMIDPKGKNIIYEGICW
- a CDS encoding NifB/NifX family molybdenum-iron cluster-binding protein, whose protein sequence is MKLGIPVVAVNGTASEINEHFGMSEHFAILDVEGDKIVKIDFVSDRADLREHKTPAALLGEKGVNIVLAGGIGPHMIKELLDAGLLIYRGAVGDVEQAFEDYKAGMLTEVRTAGDME
- the frhB gene encoding coenzyme F420 hydrogenase subunit beta, which translates into the protein MPFGTYKEVMALKAKDGKIAGVSQDGGVVTALLCYAMDKGVIDGALVAGKGDKETPWLPKPIVATTKEEIIASAGTKYTISPVVAVVKDAAREYGLDKIAVVGTPCQIYAIQKMRLYGVGARHVPDKIALTLGIFCTENFSYAGLRTIIEDHCKVPIDSVTKMEIGGGKFKVKAGKEVAIPIKETHKYEQEGCHVCSDLTAEFADISTGSIGTPDGWSTVFTRSTKGKDLLAKAMADGLFEKKSMDEFKSPTTPPAPGKKPIKTGLDLLEQMDKQKKDKAKKTFDERKALGLFVTPEIVY
- a CDS encoding LysE family transporter, producing the protein MLDVYHLASGILIGLSLAVPPGPVNAVIAAESVKDSYVNGIKVGLGALTADATFLVIALIGVAIFFNNETVKTVVSLIGGVILAYMALGILKDFRKPIQESGKKDIKNYYLTGVAIGFTNPAAILWWITAGAVLIASTDIAGIAGFFIGVILWVTSFSVTLHYAKSKAQWIYPAVIIISGVALLFFGAVLIYNGLQAIF
- a CDS encoding NifB/NifX family molybdenum-iron cluster-binding protein, giving the protein MVHMKIAIPINDEKGLNSPVADNYSKCKFFLLAESDGNKITALEAMPSAVPEEAKGVKGAMAFVLAGKGVQAVILGKIAEKERLSLVGNNIRVFLGASGTARDAIKQYAGGHLTESSDCKKDGSCECC